DNA sequence from the Nitrososphaerota archaeon genome:
AGCTTCTCCCCGTCCCTGGCAACCGAGTACGAGCTCATCGTGATTACGACCATGCCGTAGAAGACTAGGGCTCCGGCGCCAGCCGGGATGAAGAAGTATCCAAAAGAAATCGCGAAGGCATAGAGCCCGAGGAACAGGGCCCCTGCTAGGTCTCGCGCTCTAGCCTTTGTCTTCTTGAAGCGGCCGGAGAATCCCGTGATCATCAGTTGGAGAGTTACGAACCCGCTGACGAATCGGATTATGGTGAGCGGGAAAGGGCCGACGAGGTTGCCGGACACCAGGTATCTGGTGATTATGCTGTTGATAGAAAAGCTGAAGATTATGACGAGGAATATGGTTGGGACTGCGAACCTGCCTCGGCTGGCCATCGAATGCCTGGTGCCAGACGGTGGAAATTAAGGCAGACGTCGAAGCGGTCTTGTTGCTACGCAGGCGCGATGTTCTGGTTGATGTGGAAGACGTTCTCCGGGTCATATTTCCTCTTGGCAGCTTGGAGGCGTCCGTAGTTCCTCCCGAAATTAGCGGCGACCCGATTCATGTCGTCACCGGCAGCGAAGTTGATGTACCCTCCCTCCTCAGAATAGGGTGCGAGGGCCTTGTAGTAATCGCGGACCCACTGGACATTTTTCTCGTTCTGGGCAGGGTCAGGCCACATCCCGGCGATGACGACGGCGTATTTCGCGTCTCTATGGCCGAAGGCTGTGGCGTCAGGCCCAACGTCGTGCACAGCTCCGTTGATCGAATAGATGTGGGTAGTCGAATTCACGACCGGAACCTTGGGGCCGAACTTCATGTGCGCCTCGATTGCGCCATCACTTAGGTCGCGCGCAAAGACCGCCTTCCAATAGTGCTGGAGTCCCGGAGGAAGAAGGGCGTCGAACAGGCTATTCAGCGTGGGAAGGGGCATCGGCTGGACGAATTCGGCGACGACCGGAGCAGCTTCTCGCAGGGGTGCGATTGCCTTGCTCGCCTGGTCAGGCGGGCCGGTCCAGCACACGACCATGGCGCAGAACGTGTCGCCATGTCGGTTCTGGGGAATGAAAGGCAGCGGTGGCGCAATCTGCCATGCGAAGAAAGCCCCAAGCTGTCTTGGCGCTTCGTTGATGTACTTGTCGTAGGCGCGCATTACGGCTGGGGCATCCTTGACCTCGAAGAACATCGGCCCTCCTACGATATCCTTGACGTCGCTGATTCGATACTTGAAGCTAGTAACCAAGCCAAAGTTCCCCCCGCCCCCGCGCATCGCCCAGAAAAGCTCAGGATTCTCCTTTTCACTCGCTTTGACGAACGACCCATCTGCGAGCACCACATCGGCCGAAATCAGGTTATCCAGTGACAGGCCGGCGCCCCTGGAAAGATAGCCAAATCCCCCACCCAGCGTGAGCCCGGCTATCCCAGTGGTGGAAATGATTCCTCCGGGAACGGCCGACCCGAAGCCGTATGTCGCGTGGTTAAGGTCCCCCCAGGTGCAGCCGCCTTCTGCCCTAACTGTCCTACTCGCAGGGTCAACCCTGATTCCTTTCATTCGCGAAAGATCAACGACAAGGGCATCGTCGGCAGTCCCGAACCCGGGAACACTGTGACCTCCTCCGCGGATCGATACCGAAAGGCCCTCCTTGCGGGCGGCCTTCAACGCAGCCATTACGTCCCCCGCGTCTACGCACCTGACGACGACCGCAGGCCTCTTGTCGATCATCGCGTTGTAAACCCTCCGGGCCTGCTCGTAGGCCGCGTCCTCCGGGAGGATTACCTCGCCCCTGACCTCACCCTTTAGTGTCGTTAGCGTTGATGGGTCCATTCTTACCTCTCTCCTGGTTTGGTTCCCGATATAAGCACTGACTCCGCGGTCGCTAGGCATCAGCGCAGGTTCTCATTGCCAGGGTGCTTTCAACATACCAATTAGATTCGGCCAGGGCGCCACAGAACAACTCAAGTCCAAGAAGGCACCTTGCTTTGATCAGAACCTGACCCAAGGGCGATCCCCTCCGGGCAGTAACCTTCTTGCAGGCCGAGATGGATTCGAACCCATATGGGTTCAGCCCAAAGTCAATTCGAACCTCTGCATGATTGGGTCCATTCGCATCCCGTTTATGGAGCGAATCCCTCTAAGCCCGTATTCTAGAAGAGGACCAGGCACCGGGCTCCAGGTTCTAATCTCCTGAGTTTCCGGATTGATCCCCAACACTCGAGGTTAACTGTCCCGTAAGAGCAAAGCAGCAAAAGGGCGCGAAATCGCAACCCGAAAGCCGGTCAAGTGTCAGCTCTGTCCTTCTTTCTTGTGAGGTCTTCTTCCAACGTTCTAGCTTCTTTCTCCACAAGCTCCAGCCCCTCCCTCCACAGTCGACCCAATGCGGGAAGAAGATTGAACACCAGACTCGCGATTACTGTTATGACCGAGATGAACCCCATTGTTGACGCGAAGATCTTCCCGGAGTCGGTGTACAGCGTGAATGGCGGGCCCTGCCCGGCCGCCATCATGCTTTCAAAGTAGAAGCCATCGACGTAACTCACTCCTTCGAGCAGATGGAAACCAATTGTCCCTATGGTTAGCACAGCGGCAACCGCTGAGAGGGAGTAGAGGGCTCTTCTGACTGCAGCCCTGTGACGTCGTCTCGAGACGTTCACCATGTTCTAATTCGTAAAGATTCATCCGGGAGGGAAGGAATTAATTGTTCTGGTTGACTCTGCGGGGACTGACAGGAGCGCATCTCCTAGGTCTGGATGGATGGTGAAGTGTGGTTTGTTCTCCCCCGTCCTGTCAAGAGTCTCTATCTCCTCAGGACTCCACTTTCGAACCCATCCAGGGACGGGCCCCAACGGCAACTGCCGGGGAATTCTTTCACGTCAGTCCTGCCGACCCCGGCGGGATTCACGGTTCAACTGAGTCCCTGGCCGCCAAACGTGCACGGAGCGTCGTGGCCTGACTAGTGCTCTATCTTCGTCAGGTCGAATCCGACCACTTTGTAGTCGTTGTCGAGTTGCAACGTAATACGCTCCGTTTCTTCGCCTTCTGGGTCGATTCCAAACTGGATGGACGCCTCGACAACCGTCTCATCAGCAGACTTCCAGAAACGGTAGATCGAGACCACCCCTTTGTACTGATAACTCGCCCGGCTGACGTGCTCTTTGAGGTATGCGTTTGGGAACTCTGTCTTGGCCCATTCGTCTATGACTGCGAACAACCGCTCTAGGTCAACCAAGCGAGCTCAGAAGAAGTTCGATTGAGGTGTCTTAAATCGATTCTGGAGGGAAGCCATTCCGGGCGAAAGAGAATCTCTCCTCGTGCGGGTCGGGCGCCCGCCAAGGAAGGAAGAACCCAAGAAGAAGATGGATTGACTCATCACAAAGCTAATACGCCAAGAAGATGGACGCAATAAAAGCGATAGAAACTGTCGTTGCCACGTTGTCCGATATGCCAGAATGAAGTGGGTGTCGACTATAGCTTCTGCCCGAAATGTGGAACGCGGCTCGCCCCCGTGCCCGAAATAGGCAGCGTGCCTCCGGTTGAGACTAGGACCACTGCTCCGCAAGGACGGCCCATACGATCCCGAATGAGTGTCTCGGCCGCGGTCCTAATTGTATTGCTGGTGGTGGCCCTCGCAGTGTTCGCCGCTAATCCACATGCCTCGCAGGTCAGCTCCAACACTACCGTCCAGACGGGGTGCCCATCCACCACCAACTCGTCCGGCAACGTTACAGCGCCGAATCCAAGCTACGACGTCCAGGAGTTGATGGGATTCGCCCAGTCGTACTCCCGGCTGGAAGTCAATGTCACAGCCGTGGCCCAGTGCGACGCAAACGGGTACGGGCCTGCTTACCTTCTTAACGGACTCTCTAACACAGGTTACTGGTACCAGGTCGGGATAAACTGGAATTGGCCGCTTCAGACGGGCGGCTACAGCCCGGGCTTCGGGTTCGTCAGTGAGACGTGGGCTCCGGGCGGACTTACGCGAGCGCCAGCCACTTCTGCGTTGACGGGCACGGTCAATAATGGCGACACCGTCGAGCTGAGCCTCTCTTTCACTGGGGGCCGATTGGTCGCGTTCGCACATGACCTGAACACTGGGGCAAACGGCTCGAGTAGTTACCCTGCGAGGGCTGCTACCATATTCGTCGGCACGGAGGCGCAGCAGTCGCATTCAAGGTTCTCGTTTGCGACGCAAGGCTACTTCACAGGCCTCATGACGGAGTGGTATCATGTAAACGCGAGTGAAAACGGAGTCGAGCAAAAGGTGACTTACTCCGAGAATACGACGGCAATAGCGTCTGCTACTCTGGGCGTCGGCGAATGGAACTTCACGGTTCCAGCCCCCAGCTCGGTCTTCACTGCCGCGGCGAATAATGGGAACCCTATAGACTTGGGTGCAAAGCCGTATCAACTCCAACAGTTTACGCTCAACGGATACACGGTCACAGCTGACGCGTACGAGTTCTCAACCGGACGGCCGTGAGATTAGCGAAGCTTTCCGGGGGTAGGATTCGCTTGGAGGACCAAGCGCGCGCCTCAGCGCTCCCGCTATGGCAAGTCCAGGATCAACATACTAGACGCTTCAGTCTCGGCCATTGCTGAGAAGATCCCTCGGAGCTACAGTGCGGCGTCTCAATCTCAGAATAATCCACGCCACCACCAGAATCAGTATGAGCAAGGCAACAAGAAGAAGGTAGGGCAGTGAGCCCCACTCAGAACCTGAAGTCGTCGAGCTTGTAGACGACGACGTTGATGATGTCGATGAAGACGTGACCGACGTATGAGTGGTGGAACCGGACGATGTCGTCGCAGTAGTCGAGGTAGAACTTGACGAAGTCGTTGAGCTTGTAGACGACGACGTTGATGATGTCGATGAAGACGTGACCGACGTATGAGTGGTGGAACCGGACGATGTCGTCGCAGTAGTCGAGGTAGAACTTGACGAAGTCGAAGTCGTCGAGGTCGAAGACAACTGCTGATAGTAGTCGTAGGCGAAGACGATGGCCAGATTACCATTGACAGTGGGGCACGAGGTAGCGGTAACCCATCCTTCCGTCTGCGTAGAACCTGACAATGGATTCGTGGTCGAACAGGTCGCTGAATTGTCGAGCCAGTAGCCTGTCGGCGTAGTCGTCAGCGGTGATGTATATGCCGCTCCGAACTGGGTAGACGTCAAGGTGGGCGGTGTCGGGGTTCCTCCTCCGACCACGGAATAACTCAAGGTGTAGAGGAATTGGTGATAGTAGCCCGTCGTGACCGATGCCCCAGCCGACGCCGTTCCAGAAGTCTCTGAGGCTGCCTGCCACCTTTCGACAGTTCCTGGACCACCGAGCGGATTGGAGGTGCTCCACCCAGATCCAAAGTCTAGCCACTCTGAGGTCAATGTAGTAGTCTCATTGTATGTTGACTTTGAACCCAGCGAAGTGAAGGAAAGGGTCGGAGCAGAATAGCCGGTCCCGCCGTTGGCCACAGAATAGGCGAACTGCTCGCTCAACTGGTAGTAGATTACGGCCGAATACGACGGGCATGTGCCCGGTGATCCACACGTCTGAATAGAAAGTGAAGACGCGCCTGCAGGGCCTTCATAGCGAGTGTTTCCAGCGCTGGGCAGAGATGCTGTAATGGTACAGGCAGCAGTTGCCTGGACAGTCTGAGTGGACCCGTCCGCAGTTATTGACGCTGGAGAAACGGAGCAGCCCGACAACGTGACTGTGGGAGCCTGAACAGATTCAATGAGTGCAATCTGGATAGGCTGGGCCACCATGAGGACTGTTACTGTGAGACTGAACGTTCCCGAGCTGCCTAGGTTATTCGAGTCACCGCCGTAAGCCGCCTGGATGACGACGCTCCCCGCGCTGGCCCCTGACACCGTCAGAGAGCATGAGCCGGATGCGAGGGTGCACTTGGAGGACGAAGAGAAGTTGACTGTGCCCGTGCCAGACTGTGTGAAAGTGACTGTGCCCGTGGGGAGGTAGCCGGTTACTGTCGCGGTGCATGTGGTGGATGAAATAGTGTAGAGCGAAGACGAAGGGCAGTTTACAGAGGTCGATGAGGTGTGTATGCTGTCGAGTATCACGGTAACCGTGTTAGATCCAAAATTGCTCACGAACACATCTCCCTTCCCCGAGTCGTAGGCTACGCCCCAGGGGTTGCTTCCCACATTCACCGTCGCGACGACCGTGTTGCTGGTGGCGGATATCACAGAAACGGTGTTGGAGCCGTAGTTGGTTACGTACACCTCTCCCTTGCCGGAGTCGTAGGCTAGGCCGTATGGACTGGTTCCGACGTTCACCGTCGCGACGACTGCATTGGTGGTGTCAGATATGACGGAGACAGTGTTGGAGTGGGAATTGGCCACGAACAGTTCTCCCTTGCCCGAGTCGTAGGCTAGGCCATTGGGATAAGTCCCCACGTTCACAGTTGCAACAACTGTGTTGCTGGTGTCGGATATCACAGAAACGGTGTTGGAGTCGGAATTGGCCACGAACACCTCTCCCTTGCCGGAGTCGTAGGCGAAGTTATGGGGACCACCCCCCGCGTTCACCGTCGCGACGACCGTGTTGCTGG
Encoded proteins:
- a CDS encoding YncE family protein, producing the protein MRITFNGGTEVRHGSLALLVVLSLALVPLLGVVPVSHAQTVVGTVNVGISPNGAAYDSGKGEVFVANSFSNTVSVISDSSNTVVATVGVGTGPYGVVYDSGKGEVFVANNNSKIVSIISDTTNSVVATVNAGGGPHNFAYDSGKGEVFVNNEDANTVSVISDTSNTVVATVNAGGGPHNFAYDSGKGEVFVANSDSNTVSVISDTSNTVVATVNVGTYPNGLAYDSGKGELFVANSHSNTVSVISDTTNAVVATVNVGTSPYGLAYDSGKGEVYVTNYGSNTVSVISATSNTVVATVNVGSNPWGVAYDSGKGDVFVSNFGSNTVTVILDSIHTSSTSVNCPSSSLYTISSTTCTATVTGYLPTGTVTFTQSGTGTVNFSSSSKCTLASGSCSLTVSGASAGSVVIQAAYGGDSNNLGSSGTFSLTVTVLMVAQPIQIALIESVQAPTVTLSGCSVSPASITADGSTQTVQATAACTITASLPSAGNTRYEGPAGASSLSIQTCGSPGTCPSYSAVIYYQLSEQFAYSVANGGTGYSAPTLSFTSLGSKSTYNETTTLTSEWLDFGSGWSTSNPLGGPGTVERWQAASETSGTASAGASVTTGYYHQFLYTLSYSVVGGGTPTPPTLTSTQFGAAYTSPLTTTPTGYWLDNSATCSTTNPLSGSTQTEGWVTATSCPTVNGNLAIVFAYDYYQQLSSTSTTSTSSSSTSTTATTSSGSTTHTSVTSSSTSSTSSSTSSTTSSSSTSTTATTSSGSTTHTSVTSSSTSSTSSSTSSTTSGSEWGSLPYLLLVALLILILVVAWIILRLRRRTVAPRDLLSNGRD
- a CDS encoding FAD-binding oxidoreductase; the protein is MDPSTLTTLKGEVRGEVILPEDAAYEQARRVYNAMIDKRPAVVVRCVDAGDVMAALKAARKEGLSVSIRGGGHSVPGFGTADDALVVDLSRMKGIRVDPASRTVRAEGGCTWGDLNHATYGFGSAVPGGIISTTGIAGLTLGGGFGYLSRGAGLSLDNLISADVVLADGSFVKASEKENPELFWAMRGGGGNFGLVTSFKYRISDVKDIVGGPMFFEVKDAPAVMRAYDKYINEAPRQLGAFFAWQIAPPLPFIPQNRHGDTFCAMVVCWTGPPDQASKAIAPLREAAPVVAEFVQPMPLPTLNSLFDALLPPGLQHYWKAVFARDLSDGAIEAHMKFGPKVPVVNSTTHIYSINGAVHDVGPDATAFGHRDAKYAVVIAGMWPDPAQNEKNVQWVRDYYKALAPYSEEGGYINFAAGDDMNRVAANFGRNYGRLQAAKRKYDPENVFHINQNIAPA